The Branchiostoma floridae strain S238N-H82 chromosome 8, Bfl_VNyyK, whole genome shotgun sequence genome has a segment encoding these proteins:
- the LOC118421691 gene encoding uncharacterized protein LOC118421691 isoform X1, translated as MCGSKLSACYYPSPTCQAIRSSPDLIYVLLPPYCPEGWSSYTYVPTPGSGMASRKKVYQFFAQEISPYSMKIRPYLRYKNIPYETVIPSFQVHREIIIPRVGLSVVPVIITPEDKVVQDSTAIIEYLEQEHPYPPVVPPTPKQTLVSLLLELFADEWLTIPAMHYRWSKPEHKKYIALNFGFVMKEHTSPLEQMENLEDFKFYSSIKNSFPFQGINENTIGEVERSYQEFLEDFQQHLNKYPYLLGYQPCVADFAFFGLLYAMLYRDPVPGYLMKCQAPLVASYIERMNGAVLSPSHDVIDGKAVKKSVPPDKQGLLPGDEIPETLQPILHRVFREQVPVLLDTVKRVSQYMKDNPDVDVLPRIIGLHDFRLGDVTSQRGVYTYPIWMLQRITDYYHSLSPGQQRMIDRFLEEYPGGQELVQADLTGCRVERMDVRVRRAEPAKSKL; from the exons ATGTGCGGAAGCAAACTTTCAGCTTGTTACTACCCTTCTCCAACCTGTCAAGCTATACGGAGCTCTCCCGACCTTATTTACGTCTTATTACCACCGTACTGCCCAGAAGGTTGGTCGTCGTACACGTAC GTACCTACACCAGGTTCAGGAATGGCGTCCCGGAAGAAGGTGTACCAGTTTTTTGCACAAGAGATTTCCCCCTATTCTATGAAAATCCGGCCCTACTTACGCTACAAAAACATCCCATATGAGACGGTTATACCATCATTTCAG GTCCACAGGGAAATTATAATCCCCCGGGTTGGTTTGAGTGTGGTTCCTGTGATCATCACCCCTGAGGACAAGGTGGTTCAAGACTCTACCGCCATCATAGAGTACCTGGAACAGGAACACCCCTATCCCCCAGTGGTACCTCCCACACCCAAGCAGACGCTGGTGTCTCTACTGTTGGAGTTGTTTGCGGATGAGTGGTTGACGATACCTGCCATGCACTACAG GTGGTCAAAACCCGAGCACAAGAAGTATATAGCCTTGAATTTTGGATTTGTTATGAAGGAACACACCTCACCCCTGGAGCAGATGGAAAACTTGGAGGACTTTAAATTTTACAGTTCGATCAAG AACTCCTTCCCCTTCCAGGGCATCAATGAAAACACCATCGGAGAAGTGGAGCGGTCTTACCAAGAGTTTCTAGAAGATTTCCAGCAGCACCTGAACAAGTACCCCTACCTGCTGGGGTACCAGCCATGTGTGGCAGACTTCGCTTTCTTTGGGCTTCTGTATGCAATGCTGTACAGGGACCCTGTCCCAG GTTACCTGATGAAGTGCCAGGCTCCCCTGGTAGCCAGCTACATAGAGAGGATGAATGGTGCTGTCCTCAGCCCTTCCCATGATGTGATAGACGGAAAGGCTGTGAAGAAGTCTGTACCTCCTGACAAACAGGGACTCCTACCGGGGGATGAAATCCCAGAGACCCTCCAGCCAATATTGCACAGGGTTTTCCGAGAGCAGGTGCCTGTTCTACTGGACACTGTTAAGAGAGTCAGCCAGTACATGAAG GATAATCCAGACGTCGACGTTCTCCCGCGCATCATTGGTCTCCATGACTTCAGACTGGGTGACGTCACCAGTCAGCGAGGTGTCTACACCTACCCGATCTGGATGCTGCAGCGAATCACAGACTACTACCACAGCCTGTCACCAGGGCAACAGAGGATGATTGACAGATTCTTGGAGGAATATCCTGGGGGACAGGAGCTGGTACAGGCAGACCTGACAGGGTGTAGGGTGGAGAGGATGGATGTTAGGGTGAGAAGGGCAGAGCCTGCAAAGTCAAAACTATAA
- the LOC118420801 gene encoding alpha-N-acetylgalactosaminide alpha-2,6-sialyltransferase 5-like isoform X2 — protein MFSEDGSGLMPARRLLLIGLVAGFALFVSFAVYVYQGELTTQLWKPALDAALEKVHLRRLSNQNSSSTSEDDSPHPMPFNVTDPLSGYVNVIKDREPLKMHCNVCAMVSSSGQVLNHEAGAEIDKAECVIRMNDAPVTGFEKHVGTRTTIRVASHTSFQFVNKKKADLLVKNKGLTLVAWGPDHSMKTDGKGRIFNGLSKLAKELGDDIDVYMLTPQRMAYADKVFEKETGKPRQSSGSFLSTGWFTMILATEMCDQIKVYGMISDEYCKKYPQDETRYHYYASAGNGHECDLYKRHENGRKNSHRFITEKTVFSRWAAFHNVSFHSPSWH, from the exons ATGTTCTCTGAAGACGGATCCGGGCTCATGCCG GCCAGAAGACTCCTTTTGATTGGACTGGTGGCGGGATTTGCGCTGTTTGTGTCCTTTGCCGTGTACGTGTACCAGGGAGAACTCACGACGCAGTTGTGGAAGCCTGCGCTGGATGCTGCATTAGAAAAAGTCCACTTGAGAAGGCTCTCCAACCAGAATAGTAGCTCTACTTCAGAAGATGATTCCCCCCATCCCATGCCATTTAATGTCACTGATCCTCTCAGCGGCTATGTCAATGTCATTAAAGATAGAGAG ccCTTGAAAATGCATTGCAATGTCTGTGCCATGGTATCCAGTTCAGGACAGGTGCTGAATCACGAAGCAGGGGCGGAAATCGACAAAGCTGAGTGCGTCATACGTATGAACGATGCTCCCGTTACGGGATTCGAGAAGCACGTTGGAACGAGGACTACCATTCGTGTAGCATCGCACACTAGCTTCCAGTTTGTAAACAAGAAGAAAGCAGACCTCCTTGTAAAAAACAAGGGTTTAACGTTGGTAGCATGGGGACCAGACCATAGCATGAAAACAGATGGGAAGGGGAGGATATTCAATGGTTTATCCAAGTTAGCAAAGGAACTTGGGGACGATATCGATGTGTACATGCTGACTCCACAGAGGATGGCGTATGCTGACAAAGTGTTTGAGAAGGAAACAGGGAAACCAAG GCAGTCCTCCGGGTCGTTTCTCAGTACGGGATGGTTCACCATGATCCTGGCTACAGAGATGTGTGATCAGATCAAGGTCTACGGCATGATCAGTGATGAGTACTGCAA aaaGTACCCACAGGATGAGACTCGGTACCACTACTATGCCAGCGCAGGCAATGGCCATGAATGTGACCTGTACAAAAGGCATGAGAACGGCAGGAAGAACTCTCACCGATTTATCACAGAGAAAACCGTTTTCTCTCGCTGGGCGGCCTTCCACAACGTGTCATTCCACTCCCCCTCATGGCATTAA
- the LOC118421691 gene encoding uncharacterized protein LOC118421691 isoform X2, with product MASRKKVYQFFAQEISPYSMKIRPYLRYKNIPYETVIPSFQVHREIIIPRVGLSVVPVIITPEDKVVQDSTAIIEYLEQEHPYPPVVPPTPKQTLVSLLLELFADEWLTIPAMHYRWSKPEHKKYIALNFGFVMKEHTSPLEQMENLEDFKFYSSIKNSFPFQGINENTIGEVERSYQEFLEDFQQHLNKYPYLLGYQPCVADFAFFGLLYAMLYRDPVPGYLMKCQAPLVASYIERMNGAVLSPSHDVIDGKAVKKSVPPDKQGLLPGDEIPETLQPILHRVFREQVPVLLDTVKRVSQYMKDNPDVDVLPRIIGLHDFRLGDVTSQRGVYTYPIWMLQRITDYYHSLSPGQQRMIDRFLEEYPGGQELVQADLTGCRVERMDVRVRRAEPAKSKL from the exons ATGGCGTCCCGGAAGAAGGTGTACCAGTTTTTTGCACAAGAGATTTCCCCCTATTCTATGAAAATCCGGCCCTACTTACGCTACAAAAACATCCCATATGAGACGGTTATACCATCATTTCAG GTCCACAGGGAAATTATAATCCCCCGGGTTGGTTTGAGTGTGGTTCCTGTGATCATCACCCCTGAGGACAAGGTGGTTCAAGACTCTACCGCCATCATAGAGTACCTGGAACAGGAACACCCCTATCCCCCAGTGGTACCTCCCACACCCAAGCAGACGCTGGTGTCTCTACTGTTGGAGTTGTTTGCGGATGAGTGGTTGACGATACCTGCCATGCACTACAG GTGGTCAAAACCCGAGCACAAGAAGTATATAGCCTTGAATTTTGGATTTGTTATGAAGGAACACACCTCACCCCTGGAGCAGATGGAAAACTTGGAGGACTTTAAATTTTACAGTTCGATCAAG AACTCCTTCCCCTTCCAGGGCATCAATGAAAACACCATCGGAGAAGTGGAGCGGTCTTACCAAGAGTTTCTAGAAGATTTCCAGCAGCACCTGAACAAGTACCCCTACCTGCTGGGGTACCAGCCATGTGTGGCAGACTTCGCTTTCTTTGGGCTTCTGTATGCAATGCTGTACAGGGACCCTGTCCCAG GTTACCTGATGAAGTGCCAGGCTCCCCTGGTAGCCAGCTACATAGAGAGGATGAATGGTGCTGTCCTCAGCCCTTCCCATGATGTGATAGACGGAAAGGCTGTGAAGAAGTCTGTACCTCCTGACAAACAGGGACTCCTACCGGGGGATGAAATCCCAGAGACCCTCCAGCCAATATTGCACAGGGTTTTCCGAGAGCAGGTGCCTGTTCTACTGGACACTGTTAAGAGAGTCAGCCAGTACATGAAG GATAATCCAGACGTCGACGTTCTCCCGCGCATCATTGGTCTCCATGACTTCAGACTGGGTGACGTCACCAGTCAGCGAGGTGTCTACACCTACCCGATCTGGATGCTGCAGCGAATCACAGACTACTACCACAGCCTGTCACCAGGGCAACAGAGGATGATTGACAGATTCTTGGAGGAATATCCTGGGGGACAGGAGCTGGTACAGGCAGACCTGACAGGGTGTAGGGTGGAGAGGATGGATGTTAGGGTGAGAAGGGCAGAGCCTGCAAAGTCAAAACTATAA
- the LOC118420802 gene encoding uncharacterized protein LOC118420802 produces MPESDLLPQSIRLAPSEIYFSQDSISSLVHVSPHGGGKIPILKALEGILRGVIDVERIVTFDVVRVEGKFFALSGNRRLYIYRTLQKVGFLSSVKVTLYPLELFHMDWLSMKFTTTSEGETVQVRVRDSHYFLRRQEAVLRRYGYGPSTASDSGDEDDITLDLDEEHLSRQRTKIRNKKKIKKSRPNLRAHHAEECSRLRHARRTKLYKAELEKRYDAKKMMKTADREAKRRLFNDLAMAEAESVGRSSNQSINRQDTPRQGGPTKRERTMSRLALKTQRMINCDERVKEPQKKLAETCRLEEEVILCIRYLFVAE; encoded by the exons ATGCCTGAATCTGACTTACTTCCGCAGAGCATAAGACTTGCTCCCAGTGAGATATATTTCAGCCAGGACAGCATCAGCAGCCTTGTTCATGTTAGTCCTCATGGGGGCGGTAAGATACCTATCCTGAAGGCGCTCGAGGGAATTTTGCGTGGTGTCATCGATGTGGAGAGAATAGTAACGTTCGATGTGGTGCGTGTGGAGGGCAAGTTCTTTGCACTTTCGGGAAATAGGCGTCTCTACATTTACAGGACATTGCAAAAGGTCGGATTTCTCTCTTCTGTCAAGGTCACACTTTACCCTCTAGAGCTATTTCACATGGATTGGCTGAGTATGAAGTTTACAACAACGAGTGAGGGGGAAACAGTTCAAGTGCGTGTGAGAGACAGCCATTATTTCTTAAGGAGGCAGGAAGCAGTACTACGACGATACGGTTATGGTCCTAGTACTGCATCTG ACAGTGGGGACGAGGATGACATAACATTGGACTTGGATGAGGAACACCTGTCGCGACAGCGTACCAAGATTCGCAATAAGAAGAAGATTAAGAAATCGCGACCAAATCTCCGAGCACACCATGCAGAGGAGTGTTCGCGGTTGCGACATGCAAGGCGGACAAAGCTGTACAAGGCGGAGTTAGAGAAAAGGTATGACGCCaagaagatgatgaagacaGCAGACCGTGAAGCTAAACGACGACTCTTTAATGACTTGGCTATGGCAGAAGCCGAATCAGTTGGACGGTCGAGTAATCAGTCCATCAATCGGCAGGACACTCCGCGACAAGGAGGTCCAACAAAGAGAGAGCGCACCATGTCCCGGCTAGCATTGAAGACGCAACGAATGATCAACTGTGACGAGAGAGTAAAGGAACCGCAGAAGAAACTTGCAGAAACTTGCAGATTAGAAGAAGAAGTCATCCTCTGTATTCGTTACTTATTTGTTGCAGAATAA
- the LOC118420801 gene encoding alpha-N-acetylgalactosaminide alpha-2,6-sialyltransferase 3-like isoform X1, with amino-acid sequence MFSEDGSGLMPARRLLLIGLVAGFALFVSFAVYVYQGELTTQLWKPALDAALEKVHLRRLSNQNSSSTSEDDSPHPMPFNVTDPLSGYVNVIKDREPLKMHCNVCAMVSSSGQVLNHEAGAEIDKAECVIRMNDAPVTGFEKHVGTRTTIRVASHTSFQFVNKKKADLLVKNKGLTLVAWGPDHSMKTDGKGRIFNGLSKLAKELGDDIDVYMLTPQRMAYADKVFEKETGKPRQSSGSFLSTGWFTMILATEMCDQIKVYGMISDEYCKAPNAKPVLYHYYGTSKLQECHMYRAMEKQKKGGHRFITEKKVFERWTKKHEITFHSPTWEPKV; translated from the exons ATGTTCTCTGAAGACGGATCCGGGCTCATGCCG GCCAGAAGACTCCTTTTGATTGGACTGGTGGCGGGATTTGCGCTGTTTGTGTCCTTTGCCGTGTACGTGTACCAGGGAGAACTCACGACGCAGTTGTGGAAGCCTGCGCTGGATGCTGCATTAGAAAAAGTCCACTTGAGAAGGCTCTCCAACCAGAATAGTAGCTCTACTTCAGAAGATGATTCCCCCCATCCCATGCCATTTAATGTCACTGATCCTCTCAGCGGCTATGTCAATGTCATTAAAGATAGAGAG ccCTTGAAAATGCATTGCAATGTCTGTGCCATGGTATCCAGTTCAGGACAGGTGCTGAATCACGAAGCAGGGGCGGAAATCGACAAAGCTGAGTGCGTCATACGTATGAACGATGCTCCCGTTACGGGATTCGAGAAGCACGTTGGAACGAGGACTACCATTCGTGTAGCATCGCACACTAGCTTCCAGTTTGTAAACAAGAAGAAAGCAGACCTCCTTGTAAAAAACAAGGGTTTAACGTTGGTAGCATGGGGACCAGACCATAGCATGAAAACAGATGGGAAGGGGAGGATATTCAATGGTTTATCCAAGTTAGCAAAGGAACTTGGGGACGATATCGATGTGTACATGCTGACTCCACAGAGGATGGCGTATGCTGACAAAGTGTTTGAGAAGGAAACAGGGAAACCAAG GCAGTCCTCCGGGTCGTTTCTCAGTACGGGATGGTTCACCATGATCCTGGCTACAGAGATGTGTGATCAGATCAAGGTCTACGGCATGATCAGTGATGAGTACTGCAA AGCACCCAATGCCAAGCCTGTTTTGTACCACTACTACGGTACCAGTAAGCTACAAGAGTGCCACATGTACAGAGCTATGGAGAAACAGAAGAAGGGGGGACATCGCTTCATCACGGAGAAGAAGGTCTTCGAAAGATGGACAAAAAAACATGAGATCACATTCCACTCCCCCACATGGGAACCTAAAGTGTGA
- the LOC118420800 gene encoding LOW QUALITY PROTEIN: endoplasmic reticulum mannosyl-oligosaccharide 1,2-alpha-mannosidase-like (The sequence of the model RefSeq protein was modified relative to this genomic sequence to represent the inferred CDS: inserted 1 base in 1 codon), translated as MYPVYYDSAPRRDFISVMVSKEPPEPPSKRRQSCRRMWNRLSRLQRTIICAILVVGAMSGLYIANGLMNELPDDKDTLSQRHQVFPNDNIVHVMDQRHPGKDTEANQRRDSNNDKDGEDQKLHFEQERGKGIMEREEKTKVKPKIADAVMQPEVKVQKENVMGNQEEDEGIGAAGGNLEVNEEKKTKVQIKDGADAGGDVQVPVPNMEGGMAAQTAQQKAVVEAFKHAWKGYKQYAWGHDELKPISKAASDWFGLGLTIVDSLDTMWIMGLMEEFEEARRWVEKDLVLKKNVDVNLFETTIRVLGGLLSAFHLSNDGLFLEKARELGDRLMPCFNSPSKIPYSDVNLDTGKAHPPRWGPDSTTSEVTSIQLEFRELSHQTGNDKYKKAVDEVMDHIQSLPKENGLIPIFVNARSGQFRAGATITVGARXDSYYEYLLKQWLQTGKSEDKLRDEYVAAIEGMQKNLVRSTAANGLKFIGELVRGSFSPKMDHLVCFLPGTLAIGHHNGLDPSHLELAKELAKTCYQMYADMPTGLSPEIAYFNIQNPGKPDIEVKNADTHNLLRPETVESLFYLYRLTGDQQYRDWGWKIFQAFEKYTKVPGGGYSSIGSVKDTKNPRFRDKMESFFLGETLKYLFLLFSDDPNLLSLDKYVFNTEAHPLPIWRP; from the exons ATGTATCCCGTATATTACGACTCCGCCCCACGGAGGGATTTCATCTCTGTGATGGTCAGCAAAGAGCCGCCAGAGCCCCCGAGCAAGAGGAGACAGTCCTGCAGACGG ATGTGGAACCGATTGTCTCGACTCCAGCGCACCATCATCTGTGCCATCCTAGTGGTGGGAGCGATGTCAGGACTCTACATAGCCAATGGGCTCATGAATGAATTACCAGATGACAAAGATACCTTATCACAACGACATCAAGTCTTTCCAAACGACAATATTGTTCATGTCATGGACCAACGACATCCAGGCAAAGACACAGAAGCAAATCAACGACGAGACAGTAACAATGATAAAGATGGGGAGGATCAAAAGTTGCATTTTGAACAG GAGAGAGGGAAAGGAATTATGGAAAGGGaggaaaaaacaaaagttaaacCAAAGATTGCTGATGCTGTCATGCAGCCTGAGGTTAAAGTTCAGAAGGAGAACGTTATGGGTAACCAGGAAGAGGATGAAGGGATAGGGGCAGCAGGGGGGAACCTGGAG GTAAatgaggaaaagaaaacaaaagtgcaAATCAAAGATGGAGCCGATGCTGGAGGAGATGTACAGGTGCCTGTACCCAACATGGAAGGTGGCATGG CTGCACAGACTGCCCAGCAGAAGGCAGTAGTGGAGGCGTTTAAACATGCCTGGAAGGGGTACAAGCAGTATGCCTGGGGTCATGACGAGCTCAAGCCTATCAGTAAGGCTGCCAGTGATTGGTTCGGGCTGGGACTAACCATCGTGGATTCACTGGACACCATGTGGATCATGGGATTGATGGAAG AGTTTGAGGAGGCTCGGCGGTGGGTAGAGAAGGACCTGGTCCTGAAAAAGAATGTGGACGTGAACCTGTTTGAGACGACGATCCGCGTACTCGGGGGACTACTCAGCGCCTTCCACCTGTCCAATGATGGACTGTTTCTAGAAAAAGCT AGAGAGTTGGGGGACCGTCTGATGCCGTGTTTCAACTCTCCGTCCAAAATCCCGTACTCTGATGTGAACCTTGACACGGGGAAGGCCCACCCGCCGCGCTGGGGTCCCGACAGCACCACTAGTGAGGTCACCTCCATCCAGCTGGAGTTCAGGGAACTCAGTCACCAGACTGGCAATGACAAATACAAG AAAGCTGTAGATGAAGTAATGGACCATATCCAGTCCCTACCCAAGGAGAATGGACTCATCCCCATATTTGTCAATGCCCGCTCTGGGCAGTTCCGGGCAGGAGCTACTATCACGGTTGGAGCCA GGGACAGCTACTATGAGTACCTCTTGAAGCAGTGGCTGCAAACTGGAAAATCAGAAGACAA ACTGAGAGATGAATATGTGGCAGCTATAGAAGGCATGCAGAAAAACCTTGTGAGGAGCACTGCTGCGAATGGACTCAAGTTTATAGGGGAACTGGTCAGGGGATCCTTCTCTCCAAAGATG GACCATCTTGTGTGCTTCTTACCGGGAACCTTGGCAATCGGTCACCACAACGGACTGGACCCCTCCCACCTGGAGCTGGCCAAGGAGCTGGCCAAAACGTGTTACCAGATGTACGCAGACATGCCCACGGGACTGAGCCCTGAGATAGCCTACTTCAACATCCAGAACCCAGGCAAACCTGACATTGAAGTCAAG AATGCAGACACTCACAACCTGTTGAGACCAGAGACAGTGGAGAGCCTGTTCTACCTCTACAGGCTGACAGGAGACCAACAGTACCGAGACTGGGGCTGGAAGATCTTCCAAGCCTTCGAGAAGTACACCAAGGTTCCAGGAGGAGGATATTCCTCTATAGGCTCTGTCAAAGACACCAAGAACCCAAGATTCCGTGACAAGATGGAGAGCTTCTTCTTAGGAGAGACATTAAAGTATCTATTCCTGTTGTTCAGTGATGATCCGAACTTGTTATCACTGGACAAGTATGTGTTTAACACTGAGGCTCACCCGCTGCCAATATGGAGACCCTGA